One window from the genome of Myripristis murdjan chromosome 6, fMyrMur1.1, whole genome shotgun sequence encodes:
- the exoc3l1 gene encoding exocyst complex component 3-like protein, which produces MSAGARSNGGDKPEDAGLPVAVWPEVEQAEHLARGAALKWASGVFCRPEHLERLSQYRKRESQRTTSIHSRLKSVVQSYLEGVGWGLQQLREARTELEEVSHALRKAGLEARRNADGVKSLETLREISFHHCQLLAAVSNLPRLYSVRGMVLETERLVESRRLLEAHARLMDLERWQDDILWQLQGEAGNAGTAGSALSPEDEELVTKYFSGVGRLVEALGKELWAVVSSSLALARQNPTPFVSAVRIVEREEALDEALLEERGQGRGHGRPLPPGRPRCWRRRFFQVLEEAVSARFRSVSYLHTRGPGLAGHLSALQHSIMADLATVRHLLEHCVPPHYRLTGAYLRASHRCLHAHLAQVSSWELESGEIFAMLNWVLHIYNSPDMMGHPELVVEMQREELGPLISFEGLDQLQNKYVQSVRKSVSEWMHKALEVELTDWQRDQEPDTDHEGFYQTSLPTIITQMLEENARVALMIGESLRDGTIQMGLYEMENLLNRFREALVEFGKEHRRDPSNNKNKFYLHYLLASISNCIILKTSTESLQQQRSSRSAGQFSRTPPNPLAALDRAVRRACRLVMDQLLLDLQPFLQGLLTRSWLVQGDPTPKLCQVLERHLDLYGRVRPPCRQRLQEESQWLLVVEYVRALIQKRLVCRSAEERRQLAQRIIQDDQQFREIFHGLEGEGSVPEVNPLALLPVLADFIRLKDANMLTLEVSGLAAKYPDISDEHVSVLLDIRGDVSRDVRATILDLLEQSTAPLPAGYRPIFTDILVPPSSMSFCLPTAKCA; this is translated from the exons ATGTCAGCCGGGGCTCGCAGTAATGGTGGTGACAAACCAGAAG ATGCAGGGTTGCCGGTTGCGGTGTGGCCAGAGGTGGAGCAGGCCGAGCATCTGGCCCGGGGCGCTGCCCTCAAGTGGGCATCGGGGGTTTTCTGTCGGCCTGAGCACCTGGAGAGACTGAGCCAGTACAGGAAGCGAGAGAGCCAGAGGACGACCTCCATCCACTCCAGACTCAag TCTGTGGTGCAGTCGTACCTGGAGGGGGTGGGCTGGGGTCTGCAGCAGCTGCGGGAGGCCAGGAcggagctggaggaggtgtCCCACGCGCTGAGGAAGGCCGGACTGGAGGCCCGACGAAACGCAGACGGGGTCAAGTCTCTGGAGACGCTGAGGGAAatctctttccaccactgccaGCTCCTTGCTGCTGTCAGCAACCTGCCACGGCTTTACTCTG TGCGTGGCATGGTGCTGGAGACGGAGCGCCTGGTGGAGTCCCGGCGGCTCCTGGAGGCCCACGCCCGGCTCATGGATCTGGAGCGCTGGCAGGACGACATCCTCTGGCAGCTCCAGGGAGAAGCAGGGAATGCTGGGACGGCGGGGAGTGCCCTCAGCCCCGAGGACGAGGAGCTCGTGACCAAATATTTCTCTGGCGTTGGTCGACTGGTAGAGGCACTGG GCAAGGAGTTGTGGGCGGTGGTGAGCAGCAGTTTGGCTCTGGCACGACAAAACCCTACGCCTTTTGTGTCGGCGGTTAGGATCGTGGAGCGCGAGGAGGCTCTCGACGAAGCCCTGCTGGAGGAGCGAGGGCAGGGCAGGGGCCATGGCCGACCCCTGCCCCCCGGGAGACCCCGCTGCTGGAGACGACGCTTCTTCCAG GTGTTAGAGGAGGCGGTTTCTGCTCGCTTTCGCAGTGTGTCCTACCTGCACACTCGTGGTCCGGGGCTGGCGGGCCACCTCTCCGCTCTCCAGCACAGCATCATGGCTGACCTGGCCACAGTGCGCCACCTGCTGGAGCACTGCGTCCCGCCACACTACCGGCTGACAGGAGCCTACCTGAGGGCCAGCCACCGCTGTTTACATGCTCACCTGGCACAG GTTAGCAGCTGGGAGCTGGAGAGCGGAGAAATCTTTGCCATGCTCAACTGGGTGCTGCACATCTACAACAG CCCAGACATGATGGGCCATCCTGAGCTGGTGgtggagatgcagagagaggagctgggaCCTCTCATCTCCTTTGAGGGACTGGATCAGCTACAGAACAAATATGTGCAAAGTGTTCGG AAGAGTGTGTCAGAGTGGATGCACAAGGCTTTAGAGGTGGAGCTGACAGACTGGCAGAGAGACCAGGAGCCCGATACAGACCATGAAGGCTTCTACCAGACCAGCCTGCCCACTATTATCACACAG ATGCTCGAGGAGAACGCACGAGTGGCTCTGATGATCGGAGAATCCCTCCGAGATGGGACCATACAGATGGGACTGTATGAAATGGAGAACCTCctaaacag GTTTCGCGAGGCTCTGGTGGAGTTTGGGAAGGAGCATCGCAGAGATccaagcaacaacaaaaacaagttcTACCTCCACTACCTGCTGGCATCCATCAGTAACTGCATCATCCTCAA GACGTCCACAGAgagcctgcagcagcagcggtCGTCCCGGTCAGCAGGCCAGTTCTCCCGGACGCCCCCCAACCCGCTGGCAGCTCTGGACCGGGCGGTGAGACGGGCCTGTCGCCTGGTGATGGATCAACTCCTGCTGGACCTTCAGCCCTTTCTCCAAGGCCTGCTGACCCGATCCTGGCTGGTCCAGGGCGACCCCACTCCCAAACTCTGCCAGGTCCTGGAGCGTCACCTGGACCTGTACGGTCGGGTGCGGCCGCCCTGCCGGCAG CGTCTGCAGGAGGAGTCCCAGTGGCTGCTGGTGGTGGAGTACGTCAGGGCTCTGATCCAGAAGAGGCTGGTGTGTCGCAGCGCTGAGGAGAGGCGGCAGCTGGCCCAGCGGATCATCCAGGACGACCAGCAGTTCAGAGAGATCTTCCACGGCCTG GAAGGTGAGGGGTCGGTGCCAGAAGTGAACCCTTTGGCCTTACTGCCGGTCCTCGCCGACTTCATCCGACTCAAAGACGCCAACATGCTCACTCTGGAGGTGTCCGGACTGGCCGCAAAATATCCTGACATAAG